Sequence from the Montipora foliosa isolate CH-2021 chromosome 12, ASM3666993v2, whole genome shotgun sequence genome:
ctggcaacgacacattcattgtttgcaaagaatacttgtccaaaaagtactTTTCCGGGATACTGCTCCCTctcccaccctaatcaatgttgtaccgctgtcgaaaAGGCTTGTAGGAAACAGAAAAGAACACAACATTGTGGGTGCAGGGGAGGGGGTCATTTTCGCACTGAGCTTGAAATCGTTCCTAAAGGATAAGagcttttcaacaattttgacgccaaTTGTGTTTACCATTTTTGTGTCTATGTAGCCTCTTCTTTTATGAAGTGAGCCAATTAAAACTGAAATAGTTGGCATTTTTCAACCAAGTTCTCTTTTTATGTTTCCAAGATACAGTGGCACACATGTACCTCTTCCATCCACCGACTAAATTCAGATTCTGTGAATCTCTGGTTTGACACAAACTCCAGCCGGAATACTCTTTCCTGATCACCATGCCTaacaacaaacacaaaaaatgCTCCTAATTCAATAATTCAGTTTTCTTTGGCCTTTCTCTTTGCACTGTACCAGGATAGCTGTGAAGAGTCTCTTCTCTTTGTCAGATATGACTACCGGTAAGTGATAGAAAGATCCCAATTATCTAACTTTTTTACTATTTCTTCTTAAATATGAAGTACATGTATAAACAAGAAAGGTGATTATTTGGGCAAAATAATGATTGATAAAGGTTCCATTTAGTTTCCTTTCTAGTTCCTCCAAGTGCTAACAAAGTCTGCTTGAATTCAACTACACTTTTGGTAACTACTTCCATTTATTGATTGTAATAAACAAGCCatgaattacatgtacttctttGCATGGTAATAAGTAAAGGAAATCATATGAACACAAgtgcatttcatgatttatgggcacaagtgatgttttgaaagttctcaaaattgcacgagccatAGGCAAGTGCAATTTGCgaattttcaaaacatcacgagtgaccatgaAGCCCTGAGAGGCACTGTCGTCGGGTACCGATGTTCCAACAACCAAAGTCAAGTGGGTGCCACCTTGAGAGTTTAGTGAGAAATCAACTACCTAATCAATCTAATAATAATTTGACTCTTATTGACTCGGAAGATAACTTCCATTCAGTTTATTGAAACTCCACTCACCAAAATTATATCTAATTTCATTATGGTATTTTACACATCATTATCATTCCCaggttcaaaccattttcaaAACTACTACGTATTGTAGAAGGACACACTTAGCAATGCACCATACACGTACTTTAGTTGCAGTCCCTTATTAGTCTTAGTAGTTCCCAGACTGTAAACTTTTGCAGTTTCGACAACATCTCTGATCTCGGCAACCTACAATCAAGCATACAatcaagaaagagaaaaaatctAATTTTTATGAAAGCTTTAATCTTAAGCTGCTCTTTACATGTCAGAAGACATGTTGGTCTAAGAAATGTGACAAATTTTATGATTATGGTTTAGTCTTCATAGAACATCTTTTCGAAATCTAAATAATCCTTCAAGATTGTTCGGTAATCTGGGACAAGAGAAAGATGCATTGTACTGTACCTCGGTACAAAAGTCCACAACAGGACAGCAAGGGATCATGTGGGATTAAAAGTTGCACTTAGCAGTCCCTCATCaatcattaaattttgtttgttgtgtCCCATATTTCCCACATTCTGGACACAGGGTCTCCCTTATGCCCACGGGAATGGCAAGATGAGAGACCATGTCCTTCATCACCATGCTTAGCGACATGAAATAACCATGCGTGAAACTGAAAAGAACTAAAACATACCCTGTACACTGGTCTGGACTCGTGGCTTCCAATCCCAACTCGAACAAAACATCCGCTAACAATCTTACCGAAGAATGGCATATGCACCCATCTATAAGTAAACAAAAGTCATGTCATGTTTAAACAGTTCGTAATATCAACCATTTCTTGGACAACAGTTTACACACTCCTCTTTATCAGATCTCTTTACTACCATGCACATGTACCTTTCAAGCTTGTGTCTTGAAATTCTGATTCGCTCCAGATCACTAACAGAGGATACTCGAAGAGGTACATCATCACCTTGcctaagacaaagaaaaaaatcaacaaaaagaaTAACACAACAGCATTGTAGAAAAGGAACTTATTTCTTTCATCAAGGTTGACTTACTCATCATCAGAATCTCTATAGGATCCTTCCCCTGAACTAGACTTGCTTTCGTCCTGCtcgtcatcatcctcatcatctgTAAACACATCATCTGCTTTCAACTGTGGCTCCTTCTGTTCAACCAACGATTCTGCaacctttttctcttttttctccgACCTCTTCGCCTTCAGATCATCCAAGGCCTTTGCCTTCTTTTCTTCAATGTGTCTCTTACGCTCTTTTTTTCTTAAAGCTATACCTTCCTTCTCAAGATTGGCCTTTTCCTTTTCacgcttcttcttcttttctttcttcttggCAAGTTTTAGCTTTCTCTCAATTTCGTATCTTGTCTTGAGAGCTTCTCGTTTCTCCACACGGTTGAAAATTTCTTGTTCTCGTTCCTTTTCTGTCATTTTTTCAAGTCTCTCTCTGTCAGCTTCATCACCCATTAAGTTGGCATCCCATTCATCATGGTattcttcatcatcttcttcctccgatgaagatgatgatgatgattctgCTTGAAAAATCATAACAAATTTTAATCCaaaaaatctaaaattttaCTTACATGTACTGGAACAACTTTTAAGTTGcaacaaccccccccccccccccccccccaagtaaGTAATTTGTAACAAACggttttggccaatcaaaaaggacggagacaatccgctaaaccaatcaaaactccaagtaattacacgtagccgatacAAAGTGCAGAAAAATGTGcaagcgcgagccacgattggtttttgtttcacttctgactGGTTAGaaaaatggcacgagaactttgaaccaatcaatgagtgaagtaatcataaaccaaagcaatttgctaactactttcaacactcaattaaaaaccgctctattggAGAGCtacataattattgtatttgAATTCATGTTCAAAGTGTCTacaacaaaaattaaacatGATAAAACAGAAACGTACATGTACTTTGTCAAGGCAAAATAAATCGTTACCCACAGTACGTTTTGCAGTCGTATTACCAGAGTATCAAAAGCAAGGATTCTCTTACCACCAGATGAAGTTTCTCCACTTTCTTCAGAAGAGGAAGCAGATGACGAGGCATTctttttgcctttctttttcttttccttggctttggcttttccttttcttttgccaTTTTCAGAATCCATAGTCCACTGAAAAAGCAAAAACTAATCACAAAACCTTGCAACTTTTAATGTAAAAATGAGTCAACTCTTTAGTTAGCTTTGAGTTAATACTTCTTTCTAAACAAGTTTAAAAGCTgtgctgtacatgtacagtgccgctcaaaagtaagttaccaccctcgCGCACGACGCAAATCGTGTTGCGCACTACAGGAATCGCATCGCGCGTTGCATGCTACGATGGTAAGAAATCTGTAAGTGCAGTGGCTTGACGCTCACGCGCGATTTTAATTGaccttttgtttcaaattttaaccgTGGAAGGTGTTTGTGAAAGGCCAATTTTCGAAGAAAATATGCCTATAATAAATTGCAGTATCTTCGTTTCACATTTCATTGTTTACAAAGCTTCGTTCGCCGATCGACAAACCCTGAATCAAGCCGTTTTGTAAGGAAAGTAAGTTTTCGTATTTACGCATtttcaagataataataatccttGGTTTGTGTTTCCTTTTGTAGAATCGCTCTGaaaattttaaatgcaaattttaCCCCGATGGTCAAAGAATCAAACGCTTCAGATAATTTATGCCTTATCGAGTTGCGAACTTAAGATTGTGGACACTAACAGCACTGCTGACTTTAGCTATAAATGATCATCATATTGTTATGTAGAAAGGATGTTTTGGAATAAAGTTAATTGTAGTTTTCTTCTGTTTAATTGTTATTGGTTGCTGTTAATGTTTGTGTGCGAGTGTCGAGAACAAATTCATCCTTATATTGCGCATGAAGTTTCGTTTTCAATGTTTGCAGATATTTAAAGAATGTATTTTTCAAATTGCAGGCTCCAAAAGTTTTGCAGTTGGCAAGAAATTTTACCAACGCACAATGGACATTGTCTTTGTAAGAATTTTTCCACCAAGTGGACGATGTTTCAGTGAAATCGTCGTTTATTCGTGTATGAGCTTTAGAAACACCACGtatgaagaatttattttccATCGGAATTTTCATTTGTAAACTAGATGCATGTGTTTATTGACGCTTAAATGTCGTCTCCTTACGGTAATTTCAACATGGATTTTTTTAATTGATATTGTGACAGTCTATCGCTAATGCACAGACGCCAAGTTAGAGCTTCCTGCCCCTCTCAGTCCCAATCTGTTGACCTTTGTACGATGACCTCTACGATGCCGGTACAATGATCCATCAACTGAGCTATTGCTCCTGCATCGCAGAAGTAATGGGTAATCGAATCTCATTAAAGCCAACTAAATTGTCTAGATAAGTGCGAGcatcacttctctcttttgtttgTAGCCCGCACTTTAAATACACATTCATTTCTTtcagtagggcatggagttcccagtgttttggtctgtcctctgtggtaatTAGCTACATGTATCTAGTTGAACTCCTAGTATAGTGTATTCTGATTTAGGAGTATCCAGTTAAGGCATTAAAACTAAATTGCCATATCAAAGTTCACGCACTATCTGCGAGATATAACTGAATCATGGTTGATTAAAGAATTATAGTAActcgttttgttttgtcttaCGCCCACAAAACAAATAAGCTTCAATCAAGGTAAATTGGCTTTTTTTAACGTTTTACCTCATCATCACTTCCCTCAGAGGAGTCTAGATCGCTATCCGAATCTCCTGATTTTTGCGGCTTGGAATTCTCTTGCCCTTGTCTGGAACGCTTTGCAAGCGATTTCAGTTCCTGTCAAGTCAACACAATTTTCCAAGTCAGCCAAATTCGTGCGAAAACACTTGCGTCTAGAAATCTGTAAATTTAGGTTAACCTCTTCTAGGTCTTGTTCATTCTCGTCATCGTCACTGCTCGATTCTACCGCGACGCGTTTTCTTTTGCGGTTGGAATCACTGCTATCCTTCGAAGGTTTGCCCATCTTGATCTGTTCGGGACAGGAAGGCCAGGTTGCTAGACTGTAGAACCCAGGTGTTTTGTAGGATCAAAAACAGGGCTCGGTCACCAATTCACTTTGTTATTGTGGTACCCAGGGGCAGCCCAggcgcccgtttctcgaaagtcttgAAAAtgtacgggccattttcgggtttCACACTTCCCTTTGTATCACAAGAACGGAGGAggtttaattcgtcaaacttcacagtcattttgctttttgttatcttgaaaacatgttaaaagatcagctttccgaAACAAGCgtttggcagtttcacaaatggcttgtCGGGCACGAAGAGATATCGGGATCCGGGTATCGGGACTCCCAGCCCCGAGAAGAAAACGAGGTTTGGTTAGGTTTGGTTTGGTTACCAAGTCTGTTGTCATTCCCAGGTTACGGAAGTTTCGCAAGTCAGCGTTGTCATCTCAAGAGTATCATCGAAAATGGCTGCTATCTTACCCGATAGCGAACATAAAAGCGATCCTTTACTCCACGATCAACGTGTGAAGAAATCATCGACTCTGAAGTCATGTGAACGTACATCTGAGGTAGACATCTAAGCAGATCGAGATATTGTTTTGGTTAATTACTCTTGGCATTGCATCATCAGAAAAAATAAGCTTTTTATTTACAGCTGTGAAAAGATCGAAGCGAACAATTTTTGTGAGGCTTTGGTACGTTTATGTTTAGCTTACTTGTTTCTCGTGTTTTACTCGACAAACAGGAAAGTAAGTTCCCCGTCGGACAGGAAAAGAATGCAGCAAGCTCCTCATCTGAAATAAACGTCATTAGTGTGGATCAGGACAATCAAAGAAGCTTCTTGCTGCTGGACGAAAGAGAAAACCTTCAGGtaatatgaaatttacaaagaCGTATTAGCCTACATAATGTACTCGATCGGTTGTTTATTATAGTGCATGGAAACGTACATGAACGTCTCTTAAATTTTCTTGAAAGTGACTACAGAAGTATATTGCATAAACGATTGAGCAATCAGGTCGCACTTTGACCTCAGCAGACACTCTGTTCGTTTAAGCATCACTTTCATTTCTTATATTTGTTCTTTCAAGTGCTGATTTTTAGACTTACATAAGAAGAAAAACGTTGATGCCAAAATCCAAATGAATACAGCTTTTGTACTTTGTGCTGTACTAAAACAGTTTTTCATGTACATCCCATTGCAGCAGATTTGAGGTCTTTTGCCCTCGTCATTTTCTAAGTCAATGTTGTAAAGTTAAGGCTTTCCATGCTATTGATGTTACAGTGTAATTCTATTACTCTTGGTTCATACTCATCGTATAAAGAACCCATGAAACTGAGGAATAGGATCTTAAAAAAGTGacaaagttttaaaattaatataacgaaatgaagaaaaataaaatagtaatgaaACATATGATTGTCTGTCTCACAACATAGTCACTTAGGTGGTAGATTGGATGTTTCAACTGCTTGTTTCATTTCATTCCTATTGACTGGTTATGCACTACTATATGTGGTCGTTACATGTAGTAGCAGGTAACAAGTTGACTTTATTGCCTAGATTAGTGGATGTCACTCGTGGACAGCATCTCAGCACCCCGCGCTTCAGAATCCCAGCTTGTGCTCTCCAAAgatcactcagctttccatccatttgcGGTAGTTAAAATGAGTCACTAACCAGTATACTGGGGACAAGTTGAATGTGCAAGTAGTGGGATTAGGGTAGCACCCAACCCTACCATAAGTTACGTATTAAGAAGCTCTCAGTTGCAGTAACTGTTGAAGCTAAAGAAAAGGGAGCCTTCAGGTTGCCTCTGACTTTGGTCTGCAACCTCttttcttgtcttgtcttgtctttaaTTCGCCTATTGAGAACCAACAGTAAGCAGTCAAAACATCACAATCTACAATTTACTACATCATGAGACAAATGATCGTACTTTTTATTATCTAATATCTACCACCACGATGAGCAATAGCTACTTCTTTCACAACTTagaaaaaacagttttaaaatgggtgaGAGGGCTCCCTTCTGGCAAAATGTCCTGGTTATCATTCCTGATCTCGGTGGCATACCTGGGTTTGAGGGTATTGTTTCTCCAGGTACTCAGTCTCCTGATAACATAAAAAGACTGGCATCATTTTCATCTCAtctagtctccctcgcagcttTTTAGTGTTGTCATGGAATGCTTGGGATTAGTGTTGTGCGACAACACTAAAAACTGCTACAAGGAGGAGTACATCTGATCTGGTTTGATTTGCAGTCTGCTCAATAAGTTATTGGTAGAATACTGTCTCAATTATGTGAGCTTCAGACTTAGTAAAACAAAGTGATGATGATAAGAGTTATAATTATTACTAATATTTGtattaatttataatttgtaaTATTTTAGCACCAAAAACTGTATACAACAAAAAACCTGCCATTCTATTGCTTGAAGGTGTCAAAATTGTGCAGGCCCTAAAATAAGAGGTCTGgaccctaataataataataataatattattattattattattattaattattattattattattattattattattgacaataaagttgacagttacttgtgaaaatacattgtttgtGGTTAGTCTTACAAAGCTCGTTTCATCCCCAATTTTCACTTGTAAATTTGCGCGGTCTGGAATCCTCATGAGATATGaggcgagattgctgtcatcattttgttagcgaacaggactttgggcgtgatgcccaacgagtttgccaagcagaaaggtctctgatgagtcccttggtcagGATGAAACAAGCatcgtaagactaaccacgaacaatgtattttcacattattattattattattattattattactattattattattattattattattattattattattattattattattattattattattattagggagACCAAGGAAATTTcctgtttcttttgttctcaggTACTAAGTGTGGAGGAGTTTGTCGCAAAGCTTTCCTGTCATGGAGAAACAAGTATGAAAGTTGTCTGTATATTTGGCAACACAGGTGATGGGAAGTCACACACTCTAAACCACACATTCTTTGACAATGAAGAAGTGTTTGCAACTTCATCATCACAAGTGTCTTGCACAGTTGGGGTGTGGGCTGCTTACGATGACGTCAATCATGTAGTTATCTTGGATACTGAGGGACTGTTGGGTGTGTCAGGAAACCAGAATCAGCGCACAAGACTTCTGCTAAAAGTTCTCGCAATATCTGACATAATCATCTACAGGACAAGGGCTGAACGACTTCACACAGACATGTTTACTTTTCTTGGTGATGCATCAGATGCATATCTTAAGCATTTTACAAAGGAGTTGAAACATGCAACTGAAAGATGTCACATGGATGTACCTCTGTGTACCCTAGGTCCTGCAGTGATTATCTTTCATGAGACACAGCATACACATTTGTTGGGAATGTCTCAGAGTCAGCATCAAGGTTAGGAAACTCTTATTCTCATTTAATTCTGGATTAGTTTGGACTCCTTCTCGAACAAAATGCAAGTGTCTGAAGCATCAGAAAATAAGTTCTGATTTGAATATGAAGTTATATTATTTTGTACCAtagcaaaaaaataattgtgtGCAGTTGAGTCTTCAGGAGAAATCCAAAGGTTATCCCATGCATCCTTACTCCTCTTAATCACTTTATTCCTGGCTTTTTTGTTCTCTTTGATTGGAAAAACTATCTTGAGGTTCATGTAACATTGCACTCTCAATCCCACCCTgtcagcagagcctttcttaactgaCAACGAGAACGAAAGGACTGTGCAGAAATTGTTTAAAGTATTTTTAACTACATTTATGTGCAACCTTTGCTTGTACACAGGTTAAAACCCAAGGCCATTAGTCGTAATCGCACTCCCAGACACCTTGTCGGGATTAGGCTTGATGTTgaccttgtcaaaaatatgatgcgtaCGCTGCCTAAACTGGTTTGACTGGGGTGACTTGACCAGAAACGTGGGCTGTGGCAACTTTAAAGACTTGACACAATTTCTGCAGACTGTCTCTTTTGCTCCGCCTCTAGTGCGTCTTAGAGAGGCTCTCCTTGCAGGTGTCCCAAACACCACAGAATCAAAGTTCTTCTCATTTGACTACAGTATTTTGTGccttaattttctttgccaTGTCCCCACCAATGGCATAGCTTTTCCACTTCCACTCCTCAAACATCCCACATTTCCTCAGTTTACTCTGAGAAAGGGTTAAACTATGAAATGTCAGCCATTTTATCATAAATTTCACAGTGGCAATTcaacctttacaaaaataaatatttcattttttactttccCACTAACACAGCTCCATGGTTTCTCTAGAATTTACATGTAACCCCTTCCACAAACATCATAAACAACAAGACTAGTGGAAGTATGCAACATCATGGCTGTAATTTCACAAAGCCTGGTGTCATTGATTTCGTACCTGCAAAAGACAAGTGCCACTGTGTCAGTGGTCAATGTCGAATTTAAAATCCAGAGCATGTGGGTGGAAATCCTGCACCCAAACCACTGGTCTATATTGTCTACTAAATGTTGTGATGACTTCCAAGTagtgcacaaaaaaaaaaacgactgaCATTCTGGTTTACCTTATGTTTGTGTTATGGTTGAGAATAAGAGACCATACCGTCTCATATGCTGAGTCCACATGAACTACCTAAATGTAACTTGTAAAATAAACTAGTGTTACagtaataaacagaacattcaaGAGTAACTGTTGTCtaggtaggtaaagtctgctacgagcctagaaggcccatcaggctggcggTTATCTCCCGACCgctttctgtagcatgaagcaactaggagtatttctacttcccccaggatgggatgccagtacatcccagggttacccccagcattaaattcgccggtacccacaaatacacctgggtggagagaggcaccgtgagagtaaattaagtgtcttgcccaagaacacaacacaatgtccccagccaggacccgaacctggaccacgggatctggagtcgagcgcacttaaactatgaggccactgcgcctcccaCAAGAGTTGTCTACCATACCTAATTCTAAGCAGAGTTTGAAATGAGTGTTCCAGCTACTAAAGGTGCAGTAATAAATGTATGTTTCAGAATACCAGTGAGTGCTTTCCTTCTACATTATTCCATTATTTTCTAATAATGATCAAAGTTGCAGGGGACATTTCTGCCTAAAATATGAAATTGATTCTTTCTTCAGAAACAACATTATATACCAAGAGTCCTGATGAAATACTAAAAGAGAGGTTTGCAGATGTTGGTAGGTTTCCTCGTGCATTCAGCTCCATCAAGTATGTTGGCACAAGAACTACAACACCACCAACTGACTTCACAGAACTCAAGAGGGCTGTCAGAAATGGTCTGGCCAACAGCTCTGTCCGTTCATTGCGCTCACCTGCTGTTATATATAAGGCATTGATGGTAATACTgataatgatggtgatgatgatgatgatgttgacgaCAACAACAATAAAGCATTTATTACAGTGCATGTTACTAATGTCATAATACTCattatggaacagacggggatgctcgtcggaaattttgaatttaacccctaaaggagaccatctgggcgtggcttaagcaaattttgacccctaaaaacaagttaaaaagaacatttgacttctgtttctcttcacGTAATTCTGTGTATCTTCAcagaaccctaaacgagacctttgcggcttaaaatattggcgctttcccggaacaccctaagcgagaccaaaatccaaaatttacacccctaagcgagacaacgagcatccccgtctgtttcatatgggagtccccccctccccccccccccaggttTAAGATATAGTACAACCCAAAGGATAACAAAATTATAGACTATAGCAGTACCATGATGTCTCAGTCCAAAAAGGCGGTTCTGGGGTTCTGTTTATTGTCTCTATTCTTTTGCATTGCAGCTACTAAATGAGAAGTTCAGTAATGACATTGAAAGAACAATACCAAACACATTTCCTGATGAGTACTTTACATGCCAGGCAACGTGTCTCTCATGCAAGTATGTCATGACTCCAATCAGGGGTTTCAGTTGGAGGGTGAAACTGCAGGTTTCAgatcattgtttcaccatacCCAAAGCTTTTACTAATGCTATCATTAGGCCTAAAGATTAAtgtttagagtggttttcaaacgagtgttgtaaaaccaaaaccaaagtaattactttggccaatcaaaaaggacggagacaatccagtaaaccaatcaaaactcgaagtaattacttgtagccgacacaaaacgcgggaaaatgtgcacgcgcgagctacgattggttttggttacccttctgattggttaaaaaagtggcgcgagaactttgaaccaatcactgagtaaagtaatgcaaaaccaaagcaattatctaattactttcgacactcaattgaaaaccactctaaaccTAATTAGGTTAGTGTTTTTGtcaaggtttgggttgtttcattTATGGTAGGACAATGACCTAATCCCTGCACTTTATACAGTTTCAATAAAATATGAAGTTTGCAGGTGGTCTGAGCAGAGTAATCAACTGTATCAAGAACTCTGGGGCCTAACGGCCTCTTTCTCCACGGGTGTCCGGGAGCGTgccatttttagaagattgccgCCAAATGCtacatttcaaaagcaaaattgatCTCCAAATTTTAGACTAACTCATTTTGTCGATGTCGAAATGAATTTTAACAATAGGCTTGGAAAAACTCTGTCTTATtacaattttcataattttcaGAACATAGCCAGGTAGATTGACTCCGCCTCTGGGAACTGAATTGGagctttttgtttagttcacagctcaaATACTATTATGATatctttttagaggttcttcATTAAAAAGATTTGTACGCATTCCATCGCTTTCCACCAGTGTCGCGTTTGAATGTACGAATGTACCATGggaagatgctgattggtaggttatgtcaTGCATCAATTGATTTCAGCATCCATGGTTTAGAGTCAACTCTTGGCTTTGCGTCAGAATtgtgattgatggaagccaaaacgcaggtTCCCATTTAGCTCTTGAAGATGAGATTTCGCAGAATAAATTTCTACAAATCGCAGTAACCCTTTTAACCAGCCGACAACACGACCTCCTGAATAGGTTGTTTGATTATCATTGCAGTGCAAGGTGTCAAAAAAGTATGAATCACGAGAAAGATGAATCAGCGGAACATCAGGCTGACGGCAGATGTTGCTATCAAGCTCAGTTCGACAACAGGATTTACACATGTAGGGTAAGTTCCTCTGCATTCTtttcccttccccccccccccccccccccactccccaCACACACtctttaacaattagacccgtagcctgtaagggctacgggtcaataacctatgaggcgaagccgaatgggctattgacccgtggcccttgagggcgaagggtctaattgtttaaGTATCACCCAaatagtcggacagaaaaggcaattataaagttagcaaatacaagttaaaaatatgtttatttgggaataaaacgaaagaaagcatcacgcttttcgctactcgaggactattactaatagtcctctagtagcgtagccaatcgaaatgcagcatttgcattagtccactagttgggtgatactaatcacCATTAGCCCAGAAAATCAAACTGAAAATAGTGGTCTCAAAGGAGCTTACGCCATGCCATTGAGAGACCCTGTAGCTTTCCATCATGCACTCTGTGATTGAAGAAGGAAACAATGGATATgatacaacagaaacaatgcaCCTAGGGCTCCCTGATAACAAAAGACGCTACAGGTCATGGGGACCAAAGAAAATAGCAGTCTTGAATAGCTACAGGATCACTCAGGGAGGGAGACCCTGTAGCTT
This genomic interval carries:
- the LOC137979270 gene encoding RNA polymerase-associated protein RTF1 homolog isoform X4, whose product is MGKPSKDSSDSNRKRKRVAVESSSDDDENEQDLEEELKSLAKRSRQGQENSKPQKSGDSDSDLDSSEGSDDEWTMDSENGKRKGKAKAKEKKKKGKKNASSSASSSEESGETSSGESSSSSSSEEEDDEEYHDEWDANLMGDEADRERLEKMTEKEREQEIFNRVEKREALKTRYEIERKLKLAKKKEKKKKREKEKANLEKEGIALRKKERKRHIEEKKAKALDDLKAKRSEKKEKKVAESLVEQKEPQLKADDVFTDDEDDDEQDESKSSSGEGSYRDSDDEQGDDVPLRVSSVSDLERIRISRHKLERWVHMPFFGKIVSGCFVRVGIGSHESRPVYRVAEIRDVVETAKVYSLGTTKTNKGLQLKHGDQERVFRLEFVSNQRFTESEFSRWMEECQSHGIPLPTLEEIDNKAKKFNEARHYMYNEEDIDKIVAEKQKFRKTPFNYAQKKNHLMRSKEIAEQSGNVEEAEKIRGELEDLEEKASHLDKVRTKNLSAISYINERNRKRNIVEAEKAAAEEMSEEQKANPFTRRKTLPQLVSMVKTAQTPETRVENEDDIDAGPSSPISQPTSSTGAASSSQLTQTGLPDVAALLATPLAGAAAAGGHGTSAIERKPSHSEDLFSAHNFDITINLNIPAPGAESRPAVATPRPANTDRDGAPRRSLNLEDYKKRRGLI
- the LOC137979270 gene encoding RNA polymerase-associated protein RTF1 homolog isoform X2, with the protein product MGKPSKDSSDSNRKRKRVAVESSSDDDENEQDLEEELKSLAKRSRQGQENSKPQKSGDSDSDLDSSEGSDDEWTMDSENGKRKGKAKAKEKKKKGKKNASSSASSSEESGETSSGESSSSSSSEEEDDEEYHDEWDANLMGDEADRERLEKMTEKEREQEIFNRVEKREALKTRYEIERKLKLAKKKEKKKKREKEKANLEKEGIALRKKERKRHIEEKKAKALDDLKAKRSEKKEKKVAESLVEQKEPQLKADDVFTDDEDDDEQDESKSSSGEGSYRDSDDEQGDDVPLRVSSVSDLERIRISRHKLERWVHMPFFGKIVSGCFVRVGIGSHESRPVYRVAEIRDVVETAKVYSLGTTKTNKGLQLKHGDQERVFRLEFVSNQRFTESEFSRWMEECQSHGIPLPTLEEIDNKAKKFNEARHYMYNEEDIDKIVAEKQKFRKTPFNYAQKKNHLMRSKEIAEQSGNVEEAEKIRGELEDLEEKASHLDKVRTKNLSAISYINERNRKRNIVEAEKAAAEEMSEEQKANPFTRRKTLPQLVSMVKTAQTPETRVENEDDIDAGPSSPISQPTSSTGAASSSQLTQTGQLPDVAALLATPLAGAAAAGGHGTSAIERKPSHSEDLFSAHNFDITINLNIPAPGAESRPAVATPRPANTDRDGAPRRSLNLEDYKKRRGLI
- the LOC137979270 gene encoding RNA polymerase-associated protein RTF1 homolog isoform X3, encoding MGKPSKDSSDSNRKRKRVAVESSSDDDENEQDLEEELKSLAKRSRQGQENSKPQKSGDSDSDLDSSEGSDDEWTMDSENGKRKGKAKAKEKKKKGKKNASSSASSSEESGETSSGAESSSSSSSEEEDDEEYHDEWDANLMGDEADRERLEKMTEKEREQEIFNRVEKREALKTRYEIERKLKLAKKKEKKKKREKEKANLEKEGIALRKKERKRHIEEKKAKALDDLKAKRSEKKEKKVAESLVEQKEPQLKADDVFTDDEDDDEQDESKSSSGEGSYRDSDDEQGDDVPLRVSSVSDLERIRISRHKLERWVHMPFFGKIVSGCFVRVGIGSHESRPVYRVAEIRDVVETAKVYSLGTTKTNKGLQLKHGDQERVFRLEFVSNQRFTESEFSRWMEECQSHGIPLPTLEEIDNKAKKFNEARHYMYNEEDIDKIVAEKQKFRKTPFNYAQKKNHLMRSKEIAEQSGNVEEAEKIRGELEDLEEKASHLDKVRTKNLSAISYINERNRKRNIVEAEKAAAEEMSEEQKANPFTRRKTLPQLVSMVKTAQTPETRVENEDDIDAGPSSPISQPTSSTGAASSSQLTQTGLPDVAALLATPLAGAAAAGGHGTSAIERKPSHSEDLFSAHNFDITINLNIPAPGAESRPAVATPRPANTDRDGAPRRSLNLEDYKKRRGLI